The genomic segment GCGCAGGACGAGGACGGCGGCCGGTTCCGGCCGTTCGATGTACGCTTCCAGCGGCGCGAGGCTGGCCGGCTCGCCCGCCGTCGCCGCGGACGCGTCGCCCGATTCGCCCAGGCCCGCCGGCTCGTCGACGGTGACGACGCGCCCGCCGGACCACGACGGCGTCCGCAGCACGGCGACGACGTCCGCCCACGGCGTCGACGCGCCGTCGAACGCGGGCGCGTCGAGCGCCTCGTGCCCGGACGGAACGATCGCCTCAAGCAGCGCCTGCCGGACGGCGCCCGCCGCCACGTGGGAAGGCCCTGTGAGGAGATACACGGGCGATATGCGCCCCGCCCGGATGTCGGCGACCGCCGCTTCGTACGGCAGGAGCGAAGTCGCGGGCGCAGGTCGCGCGCGCGTCATGCCGGTCCCGTCACCCCTTCCCCGGGCGCGTCGCCGCCTCCCGGCGCAGCGCCCTCAGCGTTCGGGGCGCTTGCTGGGGCCGGCGCGTCGCGGGCTTCGTCCGCCGTCCCGGCGCCGTCCGCCCCGCCCGCGCCGGGTTGCCTGGCCCCGGGCCCCCACAGGGCGCCCACGACCGCGCTCAGGATGCCGGCGGCCGGCACCGCAAACAGCGCCCCCCACAGGCCTGCGAGCTCGAAGCCGCCCAGAAGCGTCACGATGGCGACCGAAGGCCGCAGCCCGACGGCGTGCCCCGTGACGCGCGGCACGAGCACATGCCCCTCCAGCTGCTGGATCAGGATGAAATAGATGACCACGTACAGCGCAGTCCGCCAGGAGACGAGAAGCGCCAGCAGCACGGCCGGGATCGCGCCGAGGACCGGCCCCACCATCGGCACGAGCTCGAACAGGCCGGCCAGCAGCCCGATGAGCGCGGCGTAGGGCACGCCCAGGAACCAGGTGCCGATGCCGGCCAGCACGCCCAGGATGAACGCCAGCATGATCTGGCCGCGGACGTACGCGCCGAGCAGCCGGCCGGTGATGCGGGCGATCTCGTCATATCGGGCCCGGTGCGAGGCCGGCACCCAGGCGCGGAGGCCCCGCGCGAGCCGCGGGCCATCGAGCATCAGGTAGATCGTGAGCACGGCCACGAGCACGACATCCGCCGCCGCCCCGCCGATCTGGCCGATGACGTCGCCCAGGCGCGACAGCGCCTGCAACCCCACGGCCTCCAGGCGCGAGGTGATCTGGGGCCACACCTTGTCCAGGTCCAGCCGCAGGCCGAGTTCCGCCAACCGCTCCTGCCACGCGGGCGCCGCAGCCTTCGCCGCCGCGACGTACTCCGGCAGGGCCTGGCTCAGCTCCCCCACCTGCGTGATGAGCGGCCGCAGCAGCGCCAGCGCCAGCCCGGTGAGGAACAAGACCGCGGCCACGACGACGAGCGCGACGGCCAGCGCGCGGCTCGCCCTCTGCTCCTGCAGGCGCGCGACGAGCGGGTTCAAGAGCACGGCCAGCACCACGGCCAGCACGAGCACGAGCAGCGTGTGCGCCACGAGCCGCGCCGCCGCGACGACCGCCGCGCAGAGCGCGATCCCCGCCAGGAGCGTCGCCAGGACGATCAGAGCGTCCAACCACATTTGACGGCGCCGGGCCGTCAAGGCTGCGCCACCCCCATCGACACCTGCCTTTCGCGGCAGCGGACGGCGTCCCCTGCCGCGGCGTCTCCCGGCACGCGCCGCCATGGGCCTGCCCCGCGCGCGAGCCACAGCTGCCGGCCGTCCGTCCGGAACCGCACCGCGCCGCCCCGATCCGTCCGTAGGACGGCGACGCCCGCGTCCCGATACCGCCGGAGAACGTCGCCGTTCGGCAGGCCGTACGGATTCGGTCCCACCGAGACGACGGCGAAGCGGGGCGCGACGGCGCGAACGAACGCGTCCGTCGACGACGTGCGGCTGCCGTGGTGCGGCACCTTCAGCACGGTGCTGGCCAGGCAGGCCCCGGACCTCACCATCGACGCCTCGGTCCCCGCCTCGACGTCCGCGGCGAAGAGAAAGCCCACGGCGCCGTAGACCAGGCGCACGACGAGGCCGCGGTCGTTGTCGCTCAACCCTGCCGCGCGGCGCGGCGGGTTCAGCACGTCCAGCTCCACGCCGTCGGGCAGGCGCGCCGTCCACCCGCGGAACGGCCGCGCGCGCTGCAGGCCTCGCGCGGCGATGGCCGACGCGAACCGCCGCCACCCGTCGTCCGCGGCGGTGGCGCCCGGGTCCATGACGAGGTCGACGGGCCAGCGTTCCACGACCGGCACGAGCCCGTACAGGTGGTCGGCGTCAGGATGCGTCGAGAAGAGGATGTGAATGCGCCGCACGCGCCGGTACGTCAAGTAGTCGGCCAGGGCGCCCGGCCGCTCGTCCGGCGACGGACGCGGGGCGAGCCGCAGGTTGCCGCCGTCGATGACGAGCC from the Clostridia bacterium genome contains:
- a CDS encoding AI-2E family transporter, with protein sequence MTARRRQMWLDALIVLATLLAGIALCAAVVAAARLVAHTLLVLVLAVVLAVLLNPLVARLQEQRASRALAVALVVVAAVLFLTGLALALLRPLITQVGELSQALPEYVAAAKAAAPAWQERLAELGLRLDLDKVWPQITSRLEAVGLQALSRLGDVIGQIGGAAADVVLVAVLTIYLMLDGPRLARGLRAWVPASHRARYDEIARITGRLLGAYVRGQIMLAFILGVLAGIGTWFLGVPYAALIGLLAGLFELVPMVGPVLGAIPAVLLALLVSWRTALYVVIYFILIQQLEGHVLVPRVTGHAVGLRPSVAIVTLLGGFELAGLWGALFAVPAAGILSAVVGALWGPGARQPGAGGADGAGTADEARDAPAPASAPNAEGAAPGGGDAPGEGVTGPA